The Pontibacter pudoricolor genome contains a region encoding:
- a CDS encoding cysteine desulfurase family protein — translation MRVYLDNAATTPLDKEVFDAMAPFMLEHYGNPSSIHSHGREVRAAIEKARKTVASLLNTSPAEIFFTSGGTEADNSALVCTCRTFGIKHAISTKLEHHAVLHTMDMLEKQDGVQVSYLRHDERGTLDLEHLEELLANQPQTIVSIMHANNEIGNLNNIEAIGEICRKYNAIFHSDTVQTMGHYKHDLQTLGANFIVGSAHKFHGPKGVGFLYCDANYKIQPLIQGGAQERNMRGGTENVYGIIGLAKALEIAYRDMEDHMRHIQGLKARMIYKLREQMEDVSFNGLSEFGDKSLYTVLNVSLPASDMNEMLLFSLDIAKISASGGSACSSGANAGSHVLRALNVDPLRGSVRFSFSKYNTEAEIDYAAETLAKMYNKVTA, via the coding sequence ATGCGTGTATATTTAGATAATGCTGCCACCACTCCTTTAGACAAGGAAGTTTTTGATGCCATGGCCCCTTTTATGCTGGAACACTACGGAAACCCGTCTTCTATCCACTCACATGGCCGGGAGGTAAGGGCAGCTATCGAGAAAGCACGTAAAACGGTAGCCTCGTTACTAAACACCTCCCCTGCTGAGATCTTCTTTACATCAGGTGGCACTGAGGCCGACAACTCTGCTCTGGTTTGCACGTGTCGCACCTTTGGTATAAAGCACGCAATCAGCACCAAACTGGAGCACCACGCGGTTTTGCATACTATGGACATGTTGGAAAAGCAGGATGGCGTGCAGGTAAGCTACCTTCGCCACGACGAACGCGGCACCCTGGACCTGGAGCACCTGGAAGAACTGCTGGCCAACCAGCCACAAACTATAGTTTCGATCATGCATGCCAACAACGAAATTGGCAACCTGAACAACATTGAAGCTATCGGGGAGATCTGCAGAAAATATAATGCCATCTTCCATTCGGATACGGTGCAGACCATGGGCCACTACAAGCACGACCTGCAAACGCTGGGTGCTAATTTTATAGTTGGTTCGGCGCATAAATTTCATGGGCCTAAAGGAGTTGGTTTCCTGTACTGCGATGCAAACTATAAAATTCAGCCGTTGATACAGGGCGGAGCGCAGGAGCGTAACATGCGTGGCGGCACCGAAAATGTGTACGGTATTATTGGCCTGGCAAAAGCGCTGGAAATTGCGTACCGCGACATGGAAGACCACATGCGTCACATTCAGGGCCTGAAAGCCAGGATGATCTATAAACTGCGTGAGCAGATGGAAGATGTAAGCTTTAACGGTTTGTCGGAGTTTGGCGACAAGAGCCTGTACACGGTACTTAATGTAAGCCTGCCTGCATCAGATATGAACGAGATGTTGCTGTTTAGCCTAGATATTGCCAAAATATCTGCCTCGGGTGGTAGCGCCTGCAGCAGTGGCGCCAATGCCGGTTCGCATGTGCTGCGTGCCCTTAACGTTGACCCTTTGCGTGGTTCGGTTCGTTTCTCTTTCAGTAAATACAACACCGAAGCTGAGATTGACTACGCCGCAGAGACCTTAGCCAAAATGTATAATAAGGTTACAGCATAA
- the hemH gene encoding ferrochelatase, which translates to MSKKNIGKIGVLLVNLGTPDTAETPDVRKYLREFLMDRRVIDINPVGRFFLINGVIAPFRAPKSAKVYKELWTERGSPLLFHGIDLKEKLQVALGNDYHVAFGMRYQSPSIQSALEELRDKSVDRIIVLPLFPQYAAASTGSVQDKVMEIVKEWWVIPSINFISSFCDDPGFINSFAELGKQHMAQDDYDHVIFSYHGLPERQVLKGSDKGYCKLGSCCNSYNKRNKYCYRAACFATSRLLAEQLGITEDQYTVTFQSRLLKDPWLQPYTDEVLKTLPAKGIKKVLAFSPAFVADCLETTIEVGEEFKEMFEHAGGEKWQLVESLNSNDTWVEAVKSLVLEN; encoded by the coding sequence ATGAGCAAAAAAAATATAGGTAAAATTGGCGTTTTGCTGGTAAACCTCGGAACTCCGGACACAGCAGAAACCCCTGATGTAAGAAAATACCTGCGCGAATTCCTGATGGACAGGCGCGTAATAGACATAAACCCGGTTGGGCGCTTTTTCCTGATAAATGGTGTTATTGCTCCTTTCAGGGCTCCAAAATCAGCAAAGGTTTACAAAGAACTCTGGACAGAACGTGGCTCTCCCTTACTTTTTCATGGCATAGACCTGAAAGAGAAACTGCAGGTTGCCCTTGGCAATGATTACCATGTAGCTTTTGGCATGCGTTACCAGAGCCCGAGTATACAAAGTGCTTTAGAGGAGCTGCGCGATAAAAGTGTAGACAGGATTATAGTGTTGCCATTGTTCCCGCAATATGCGGCGGCCTCTACAGGGTCGGTGCAGGATAAGGTAATGGAGATCGTAAAAGAGTGGTGGGTAATCCCGAGCATAAACTTCATCTCTTCTTTCTGCGATGATCCGGGCTTTATAAATTCGTTTGCTGAACTGGGCAAGCAGCATATGGCACAGGATGATTACGATCATGTGATCTTTAGTTACCATGGCTTGCCGGAAAGACAGGTTTTAAAAGGCAGTGACAAAGGCTATTGTAAACTCGGCTCGTGCTGCAACAGCTATAACAAGCGCAACAAATACTGCTACCGCGCCGCCTGCTTTGCAACATCAAGGCTACTGGCCGAGCAGCTTGGCATAACCGAAGACCAGTATACTGTTACTTTCCAGAGCCGTTTGTTAAAAGACCCATGGCTGCAACCATACACCGACGAAGTTCTGAAAACGCTTCCTGCCAAAGGAATTAAAAAAGTGCTGGCATTCAGCCCCGCCTTTGTGGCCGACTGCCTGGAAACAACGATAGAAGTAGGCGAAGAATTTAAGGAGATGTTTGAGCATGCGGGCGGCGAAAAATGGCAGCTCGTAGAAAGTCTTAACTCAAACGACACCTGGGTTGAAGCAGTTAAATCCTTAGTGCTGGAAAATTAA
- the mazG gene encoding nucleoside triphosphate pyrophosphohydrolase translates to MDKTFFDDTPRGRQLQAFNRLLDVMDDLREKCPWDRKQTLESLRHLTIEETYELSDAILKQDMPEIKKEIGDLMLHMVFYAKIASEQKAFDIADVLNSLCEKLIFRHPHIYGDVTADTEEEVKRNWEQLKLKEGNKSVLGGVPSSLPALVKAMRIQEKARGAGFDWDDKSQVWEKVQEELSEFEEEFNVHDTTTIDKQRATAEFGDLLFSLINFARFVDINPEEALERTNLKFISRFQYLETEAAKEGKRLQDMSLEEMDFYWNKAKNK, encoded by the coding sequence ATGGATAAAACTTTTTTTGATGACACCCCACGTGGCAGACAACTGCAGGCTTTTAACCGCCTGCTGGATGTGATGGACGACCTGCGCGAGAAGTGCCCATGGGACCGCAAGCAAACCCTGGAAAGCCTGCGCCACTTAACGATAGAAGAAACCTACGAACTCTCGGATGCTATTTTAAAGCAGGATATGCCGGAGATAAAGAAAGAGATAGGCGACCTGATGCTGCACATGGTGTTTTATGCAAAAATTGCTTCTGAGCAAAAAGCCTTCGACATTGCCGATGTTTTAAATTCGCTTTGCGAGAAGCTTATCTTCAGACACCCACATATTTACGGCGACGTAACAGCAGATACAGAAGAGGAGGTAAAAAGAAATTGGGAACAGCTGAAACTAAAGGAAGGTAACAAATCGGTGCTGGGAGGTGTGCCATCGTCGTTGCCGGCGCTGGTAAAAGCTATGCGCATACAGGAAAAAGCCCGCGGTGCCGGTTTTGACTGGGATGATAAAAGCCAGGTGTGGGAAAAAGTGCAGGAAGAGCTAAGCGAGTTTGAAGAAGAATTTAATGTGCACGACACAACAACTATAGATAAGCAGCGGGCTACAGCCGAATTCGGAGACTTGCTGTTTTCACTCATCAACTTTGCACGTTTTGTAGATATTAACCCGGAGGAGGCACTGGAGCGAACCAATCTGAAGTTTATAAGCCGGTTTCAGTATCTGGAGACAGAAGCAGCAAAGGAAGGTAAAAGATTACAGGATATGAGCTTGGAAGAAATGGACTTTTACTGGAATAAAGCAAAAAACAAGTAG
- the glmM gene encoding phosphoglucosamine mutase: MALIKSISGIRGTIGGQAGEALTPVDVVKFAAAYGTWVLQTTNNNNTIVVGRDARISGDMVNKLVCATLQGLGINVIDVGLSTTPTVEMVVPELKAGGGIILTASHNPKQWNALKLLNYKGEFISDAEGKLVLELADKEAFEFAQVTELGTYTQRENAIARHIETILALPLVDVEAIKEKKFKIAIDCVNSTGGIAVPMLLKALGVKTIEKLYCEPDGHFPHNPEPLPENLREISKVIEKGKFDLGIVVDPDVDRLALINEDGSMFGEEYTLVAVADYILKNKVGNSVSNLSSTRALRDVTEKAGGNYFAAAVGEVNVVNMMKEQNAVIGGEGNGGIIYPELHYGRDALVGIALFLTHLAKSGLSMTRLRASYPNYYISKNKIELTPDVDVDAVLTQMQERYAKQPINTIDGVKIEFDKEWVHLRKSNTEPIIRIYAESDSNATADHLANKIIADIKEIISAKA, encoded by the coding sequence GTGGCTTTAATAAAATCAATTTCAGGAATTAGAGGAACGATAGGCGGGCAGGCAGGTGAAGCACTTACCCCTGTGGATGTGGTTAAATTTGCCGCAGCCTACGGTACCTGGGTACTGCAGACTACCAACAATAACAATACTATAGTTGTTGGGCGCGATGCACGTATCTCCGGCGACATGGTAAACAAGCTGGTTTGCGCTACCCTTCAGGGCTTAGGCATAAACGTAATTGATGTCGGGCTATCAACTACACCAACTGTGGAAATGGTAGTACCTGAGTTAAAAGCGGGTGGTGGAATTATACTGACAGCCAGCCATAACCCGAAACAGTGGAATGCCTTAAAACTTCTTAACTATAAAGGGGAGTTTATTTCGGATGCGGAAGGCAAACTGGTGCTGGAACTGGCCGATAAAGAAGCTTTTGAGTTTGCTCAGGTAACAGAACTGGGTACGTATACCCAGCGCGAGAATGCCATTGCAAGACATATCGAAACGATACTGGCGCTGCCTTTAGTAGATGTTGAGGCTATTAAAGAGAAGAAATTTAAGATAGCTATAGATTGCGTTAACTCTACGGGCGGTATTGCAGTGCCAATGCTGTTAAAAGCCTTAGGTGTTAAAACGATAGAGAAACTATACTGCGAGCCGGACGGACATTTCCCGCATAACCCGGAACCGCTTCCAGAGAACCTGCGCGAGATTTCTAAAGTGATTGAGAAAGGCAAGTTTGACCTGGGTATAGTGGTAGACCCGGATGTGGACCGCCTGGCGTTGATAAACGAAGACGGCAGCATGTTCGGCGAAGAATATACGCTGGTAGCTGTTGCTGACTATATCTTAAAGAATAAAGTAGGAAACTCCGTTTCTAACCTATCCTCTACTAGAGCGTTGCGTGACGTGACCGAGAAAGCGGGAGGCAACTATTTTGCCGCCGCCGTTGGCGAAGTAAACGTGGTGAACATGATGAAGGAGCAGAACGCTGTGATTGGCGGCGAAGGTAACGGTGGCATCATTTACCCTGAACTGCACTATGGCCGCGACGCACTGGTTGGTATTGCTTTGTTCCTGACGCACCTTGCAAAATCTGGTTTAAGCATGACGCGCCTGCGAGCCAGTTACCCTAATTATTATATCTCTAAAAACAAGATTGAGCTTACGCCGGATGTGGATGTGGATGCTGTGCTTACTCAAATGCAGGAGCGCTACGCCAAACAACCTATCAATACGATAGATGGTGTAAAGATCGAGTTTGATAAAGAGTGGGTGCACCTGCGCAAGTCTAACACCGAGCCGATCATCCGTATTTATGCAGAATCGGATAGCAACGCGACTGCCGACCACCTGGCTAACAAGATCATTGCAGACATCAAGGAAATAATTTCAGCGAAAGCATAA
- a CDS encoding LOG family protein, whose product MRSIGVFCGANTGRNPVYSEASAALGKLMAEQTIAIVYGGGNVGLMGIIADAVLEHGGKAIGVIPQSLVDREVAHTGLHELHVVETMHERKAIMAARSDAFIAMPGGFGTFDEICEIITWNQLGIIKKPVAFYNINGYYDRFFEMISHTVAEGFVKKDQLDKLIVEADPVILLQKLRVFSDASSDYWVDFKRI is encoded by the coding sequence ATGAGAAGTATAGGCGTTTTCTGTGGGGCAAACACAGGCCGGAATCCGGTATATAGCGAGGCATCAGCTGCTTTAGGTAAATTAATGGCCGAGCAAACTATAGCAATTGTGTATGGTGGTGGCAATGTTGGGCTAATGGGGATAATAGCGGATGCTGTGCTGGAACACGGTGGCAAAGCAATTGGCGTGATTCCGCAGAGCCTGGTAGACCGCGAAGTTGCCCACACTGGCCTGCACGAGTTACATGTGGTAGAAACCATGCATGAGCGCAAAGCTATTATGGCTGCCCGGTCCGATGCCTTCATTGCCATGCCCGGCGGTTTCGGCACGTTCGATGAGATCTGTGAGATCATTACCTGGAACCAACTGGGTATTATTAAAAAGCCGGTGGCCTTCTATAACATCAATGGCTACTATGATAGATTCTTTGAGATGATCAGCCATACGGTTGCGGAAGGATTTGTAAAAAAAGATCAGCTGGACAAGCTTATAGTAGAAGCTGATCCTGTTATATTGCTGCAAAAATTACGTGTATTCTCTGATGCTTCTTCAGATTACTGGGTCGACTTTAAACGAATCTAA